A region of the Synergistes jonesii genome:
GAAGTTCGAGCTGAGGTTCGTGTCGTTCGCGTTTTCCTGAGCCTGCACGACGCCCTGCTGAAGACTCATGTAAAGCTCCGTGAAGGGCAGAGGCGTCGGGTTGGCTCCGAGGCCCTTCCAAAAGGCAAGGTGATTCGGGGAATTCATCGTACGAATTTTGATTCCCTTAAAATCGCCTACCTTATCGATCTTCTTGTTGGAGGTCATAACGCGGTACGTGGCGCCCTGCAGCACGCCGAGGCAGATCATTCTTGAAGCGGCGTACTTCTTGTCCATGAGTTTGGTAAATTCCGAGGCGTTAAGCGCCCTGTCGATCGTCTTTGCGTCGTACTTGGCGAAGACGAGCGGCAGGTCGTAGACGGCCACCGCGGGGACGATCGTCGTGGTCTGTCCCGGCTGGCAGGAGACTATGTCGATGTCGCCGGCGAGCATCTGAGTCTGAAGCTCGCTGTCGACGCCGAGCTGGCTGTTGCCGAAATAATCGATTTTAAGCTTACCGCCGGTGATCTTCTCCACCTGCTTGCAGAAAGCTATGCCCCAGAGGTCGCCGGCAGCTCCGAGCGCGGCTCCATTGCCATAGCGCAGCGTCTCCGGCTTCAGATCGTCGTAGGCCCCGGCCGAGGCAACGCCGGAGATGGCGAATGCCAACAGCAGTGCGTAAATTATGACGGACAGTTTTTTCATTATTATTCCTCCTGATTCAATATGATTTTTTTGTTTATCAAAACCCGCGCTGTAGCAGCGCAAGGCTCAGCCACGGAACATAAGTGATGCCGAACAGCGCGATCGCGAAAGCGATGATGAACGGCATCGCTTTTTTTGCGACGGTCATGGGCGGCGTATCCGCCAGAGTGCCGGCGACGAAGAGATCGAGCCCGAACGGCGGGGTCGCGAGCCCTATCGAGAGACAGCAGACCATCACGACTCCGAAATGCACCGGATGAATGCCGAGCGTCTTGACTATCGGCAGAAGGATGGGCGCGAGGATGACGATCGCCGGCCCCGTATCCATCACCATCCCCATCAGCAGGAAGACGATGACTATTATGAACATCACCGTGCCCGCCGAGCTGAAATTGCCGAGCACGAAGTCGGATACAATTGCCGGGGCCTTCAGCAGCGTCAGCACGCGCCCGAAGGCTATCGCGAAGGCGAGGACGAAGCAAAGCGGCGCGTAGGTCTTCACGGCGCCCTTAAGGAAGGGAAGAATCGAAGAAAAAGTTATCGTTTTATAAACGAATAGAGAGACGATCAGCGAGTAAAAGACGGATATGCAGGCCGCCTCAGTCGGCGTAACGACGCCGCCATAGATGCCGCCCAGAACTATGATCGGCGACATAAGCGCGGGAAAGCTGTCTTTGGCGAGCTTCCAAAACCCCTGCCCTCTAAGCTCCGCCAGCTTGAAGTTGATCTTTTTCCTGTCCTCCCCCCTCCTACCGCAGTAATAGACAGCGTAGGCCATGAGCGCTAAGC
Encoded here:
- a CDS encoding TRAP transporter substrate-binding protein, with protein sequence MKKLSVIIYALLLAFAISGVASAGAYDDLKPETLRYGNGAALGAAGDLWGIAFCKQVEKITGGKLKIDYFGNSQLGVDSELQTQMLAGDIDIVSCQPGQTTTIVPAVAVYDLPLVFAKYDAKTIDRALNASEFTKLMDKKYAASRMICLGVLQGATYRVMTSNKKIDKVGDFKGIKIRTMNSPNHLAFWKGLGANPTPLPFTELYMSLQQGVVQAQENANDTNLSSNFQEVQKYLVNVKQLLYMNQFLMNRKKFESLAPAYQKAIRDAVKAATEEIAPSLAKIDSECRDKLVKGGMTNLTYNNAFYDDVIKASQPVYAKISGDIGKDVVDALIKALEGK
- a CDS encoding TRAP transporter large permease — encoded protein: MSALIFIVFAAALVLGMPIAMSMVLSTVIPRLLGTTMGSSVNQLITNSFSGADTTPIIAVPLFILAGVIMAEGGISRKLFNVFAYFVGGFTGGLPCAVILTCLFYGAISGSGPATTAAVGAMAIPFLVELGYDKTFSAGMVATAGGLGVIIPPSIPFVLYSLATGVSTSALFLGGVLPGFAIGLALMAYAVYYCGRRGEDRKKINFKLAELRGQGFWKLAKDSFPALMSPIIVLGGIYGGVVTPTEAACISVFYSLIVSLFVYKTITFSSILPFLKGAVKTYAPLCFVLAFAIAFGRVLTLLKAPAIVSDFVLGNFSSAGTVMFIIVIVFLLMGMVMDTGPAIVILAPILLPIVKTLGIHPVHFGVVMVCCLSIGLATPPFGLDLFVAGTLADTPPMTVAKKAMPFIIAFAIALFGITYVPWLSLALLQRGF